A section of the Candidatus Hydrogenedentota bacterium genome encodes:
- a CDS encoding LemA family protein, giving the protein MSVAMVFVVLAVIVLGGLGWLVGIYNGLVRLRNEVKNAWAQVDVQLKRRYDLIPNLLETVKGYAKHERETFEKITQARSAAMSAQGVAEQSKAENLLNQALGGLRVVVEAYPELKANTNFLALQEELSSTENKIGFARQFYNDQVMNLNNKVQMFPSNIVAGIFNFKLEEFFELEEPAEREAPKVQF; this is encoded by the coding sequence ATGAGTGTTGCCATGGTGTTTGTAGTTTTGGCGGTTATCGTGCTGGGCGGGCTGGGGTGGCTCGTGGGTATCTACAACGGGCTGGTCCGGTTGCGCAACGAAGTGAAGAATGCATGGGCGCAGGTGGACGTGCAGCTCAAACGGCGCTACGACCTGATCCCGAATCTGCTGGAAACCGTGAAGGGATACGCGAAACACGAGCGCGAAACCTTCGAGAAGATTACCCAGGCGCGCAGCGCGGCCATGAGCGCGCAAGGCGTAGCTGAGCAGTCGAAGGCGGAAAACCTGCTCAACCAGGCCCTGGGCGGCTTGCGGGTGGTTGTCGAGGCGTATCCGGAACTTAAGGCCAACACCAACTTTCTGGCGCTGCAGGAAGAGCTGTCCTCGACCGAGAACAAGATCGGTTTTGCCCGGCAGTTCTACAACGATCAGGTCATGAATCTGAACAACAAGGTTCAGATGTTTCCGAGCAACATCGTGGCGGGCATTTTCAATTTCAAGCTGGAAGAGTTTTTCGAGCTGGAAGAGCCTGCGGAGCGCGAAGCGCCCAAGGTGCAGTTCTAA
- a CDS encoding zf-TFIIB domain-containing protein: MLCPVCREPMIMLEYADVEVDFCTECSGVWLDEQELELLLGLETPDVANLISRGEEVAATEAKRPCPACDTPMLKEAFGGGSPIVYDRCPHNHGLFFDKGELVAVMEHAHKFAGGREISEFLRNIFVKDGESETDVEP, encoded by the coding sequence ATGCTGTGTCCGGTTTGCCGAGAGCCGATGATCATGCTGGAATATGCCGACGTGGAGGTGGATTTCTGCACGGAGTGTTCCGGGGTATGGCTGGATGAACAGGAGCTCGAGTTGCTTCTGGGCCTTGAGACGCCTGACGTGGCCAATCTGATTTCCCGGGGCGAGGAAGTCGCCGCCACCGAAGCAAAACGGCCCTGCCCTGCCTGCGATACGCCGATGCTCAAGGAAGCTTTCGGGGGAGGGTCCCCCATTGTCTATGATCGCTGCCCGCACAATCACGGGCTGTTTTTTGACAAGGGCGAATTGGTGGCGGTCATGGAGCATGCGCACAAATTCGCGGGCGGACGTGAAATTTCCGAATTCTTACGCAACATATTTGTAAAGGATGGTGAGTCGGAAACGGACGTCGAGCCATAG